The nucleotide window AGCACTTGCTTTATAAACGGCAGAAGACACGGAAGAATCCTGCCCCTTATTTCCTTCATTTTCGCGCTTTCCATATTTGATCTTTCACTTCGGATTGGTGAAGAGATTTTTATCCCTACTACGAAAAACTTACCTTTCAGCAGCCTTTTGAGAATCTAATTCTTCTCCCCCATTCCAGAGGAGTTCGAATTCCTTACTCAGGTTTTTGGCAAGCCCTGCATCCCAAATTTTTACAACCGAAAGAACGCGGTCACTGTCCTGGGGATGGAGCTGGAACAGCACTACAATACTGTCATCAATTATACCGAAGCAGGAATTAAAGTTATGGACAAGCCTTACTTCTATGCCTTTTTTGAATTTACAGAAATTCTCTTCTCCCAGCAGCAGTGAAATCATAGGAGAAAGATCTACAAAGCGATAAGGCCCCAGCAGCCTGATTTTTACCCCACGGTCAACAGCTTTTAAGATTTCAGGCAGCAGACTGGAAATTAAGGGTATTCCGAAAGCAGGAGGAATTATCCATATGGATTTTTTTACCTCTCCATAGATGGAAATGGCAAACTTCTTGAACTCGGACTCGGTTATGGTAGTCGTCCAGAAAATCTCGTCTTTTCGCTTCTGAACCGGTATGGTTTTCAAAACCTGTTTTGCCTCTTCAACAAAACCCTTTAAGGCCGTTATTTCTTTTTCAAACTCGGATTTCCGCCTTTCATAAAAGAAGTCTAAAGCCGTTTCAGGATCAACCGCCCTGAATTTTTTAGGCCTTGAAACCTGGACTTCTACAAAACCTTTTCCTGCCAGCGACTCAAGAACGGTATATATTTTTCCATAAGGTACATCGGCATCTCTGCAGACAAGATTTGCCTCGGAAATCCCGAGTTTTAAGAGAGAAATATACGCAGATGCTTCATAAGCCGTCAGGCCGATATCCTGCAGAAGCCTTTTCTTTTGCATAGGTAATTCAACAATTGGGAACTTAAAAATATTTCTAAAAAAACTTCAATCCAGAAACTCCATTCATTTTCAATAATATCATATATTTTTGAGTATGCTTTTTCCCCAAACTCACTTGTTTAATAATGATAATATAATTCTTACACTCTATAATTCTTACACTCTATAATTCTTACATTCTATAATTCTTACATTCTATAATTCTTACATTCTATAATTCTTACACTCAATTTTGAACTGAGTCGATAAAGAGAATGTAACGTTACTGTTTGTATTTTCTAGAGTTATATAAGCTTATTATTGATGGATCACTTTATTATTGTTGGGTATTGGAATTGAATATTAAATAGAGTTCTAAAAATATTATATAGAATTCTAAGGTTTTGTTCTTTAAACAAGATTGCTATGTTTATAAAATAAAAAAGATTGAAGTTACTTTCAAGAGGCAATGGGGAGTAGTATGACACCGACAGATGGTTTAAGAGAGGAGCACAGGATTATCAAACAAGTAATACTGCCAGTTCTTGAAGAAATATGTGCAGAAATAGAATCTGGTAGAAGTGTTGAACAGAATAACCTTGAAGGATTCATAGTATTCGTGAAAGAATTTATTGAAAAATCTCACTATATAAAAGAAGAAACTTATCTTTTCCCGGAGATGGAAAAAGCAGAAATTTCAGGGGCAAAAGAACTGATAACTTCCCTTAAAAAAGAGCACGAAGAGGAAAGGCAATATATTAATGAGATTGATAAAGTCATTTTCGAGAAAGAAGAAAATAGGGAACTCTCTGCTATGGTTGAGTACTCAAGAGCCTATATGCGGCTTTTGGTTCTGCATATTGACAAGGAGGAGAATGAACTTTTCCCAATGGCTGATGCCTATCTCTCACCGACTGTCCAGAAAGATTTGCTTAAGTCTTTTGAAGATGTAGATACAGGAATAATAGGCCCTGAAAGACAGGAGGAACTCAAAATGTGGCTGGAAGGAAAAACTTATGTAAAGCCAGAGTAGGCACTTGAGTTCCACATCCCGAGTCCCGTCACCCGAGTTCCGCTTCGGGAGCACGGGGCCCTTTTCGCTCACTTCGTTCGCTCAAGAGGGCTGAATTACCCGAGTTCCGTCTCGGGAGCACGGGGCCCTTTTCGCTCACTTCGTTCGCTCAAGAGGGCTGAGTTATAACGAAGATACTAAATTGAGCTAGAACTGCGAATTTAAGGGCAAGAAAGGTCAGATTCTCAATGCGCTAAGAAAAACTGATCTACTTACGTTTCTTTTTGCATTACTCGGCAAACATGGTTATACCTTTTTTCGAAAACTGCTTGCCTGCAAGCCTTTTTCAAACAAGGCTTGACCGAAAACCCAGTAACATTTGGATTTGAGAACCTTATCCCCAAACCCTATCGGCGTGATAAACCGGCGCAACGGTTTCGGGTCAACGGTTTCGGGTCAACGGTTTCGGGTCAACGGTTTCGGGTCAACGGTTTCAGCCCAATGGATTTTTAAAAGAATTAGCCGTGAATCAGTTTAGGGAGGCAGCGTGTACATACCCACATACTTTGCATGTTGTGCCTGAGGGGGAGGAGATAGCTGGTGTCTTCGCCTGCCCCGCAGGTGAAACAGTGGATGGAAGTGTCTTTTTGTTTGGGCTGTGATTCTGCTTTTTCCCGGTTAAATTCGACAGTGTACCTTTCTTCCACCGATAGCGCACCTTCGGGACATATACCGACACAAAAACCCATCCCGTCGCAGAGTTCCTCGGATACTACCTTTGCTTTCCCGTTGATAATTTTAATAGCACCTTCGGCACAGGGCGCAATACATTTTCCGCAGCCTGTACATTTCTTTTCATCAATTTTTACTATCATTCGTTTTACCATTAAACTAACCCCCATAACGAGATATAATAAAAAATATATTTTAATTGTAAAGCTCAGTGAAATTCCAGAACAAAAATGCCACCGAGCGAGAATTTCGTTCAAATATCCTGTAAATACCCTTCTCTGTGTAGCATTTTCTTATAGTCACTGATTAATCTACACATTTTACGGGTATAATTTATAAAGTCCGTGTCTTTTTCTCCTCGGAATAACAGCTTCTCAGCTTTTTCCAGAAGGTCGGGATAAATGAACACTAGCTCTTCTTTGGTATGCAAGAACAGAGCTAAAAAATCCCGATGGATACTCATGCTTCTCTGGAGAAGTTCCATATCCAGGGTTTTTTCGGAGATATAGTCTTTAAACTTCGTGTAAGCATAAAAGTTTGCAATATTATGGTTTAAAGAGTTTAAAATCGAGTAGATGATATTGCCTGTTTTTGGAAGGGGAATGTCACGAAGCTCAAGGTCTGCACCATCGTAATTTTCATCTTCTTCGATATTCCGGTCCCGAGTTATATCATGGCTCATTTTATTACCCTATTTCATTTATACGTTATTTTTATTATAAAATTTTAAATTCAAGAAATATAAATTAAATTCAAGAAATATAAAACGATACCCTGCACTCTATAAAGTTTAACCTTCGTTTCCAGGTTAAGGAGCGATCCCCAGCTGTTGCATCAGGCCAAGAAGATTGACTTCGCCCCAAAGCTCAACGATCTTACCGTCCTTAATGCGGAAAATCTCTATACCGGTCATGGTTATTGGCTTGCCTGTAGCCGGCAAATCCATGAAGTTACCCTTGTGTACCCCGCGAGCTGTAAAACGTGCAGCTACGGTATTACCCTCGGCAATCATATCCTCGACTGTAACATTGAGGTGCTCGAAAGCTGCCCTGCATGCAGTAATTACTTCATTTATTCCCTCAACTCCCGGAGAAGCAGGAAGAGGTACATGCATAGCAAAATCGGGTGACAGCAAATCGCCAGCAGCACTTATATTGCCTTTAGAAGGACCTTCTTCAAAAAATCGGCTAACTATTGCCTTATTCTCTTCCGTAGACATATTTTCCTCGTTTGCGTATTTATTTATTCGGCTTTTGAGATATTTCTTGCCTATAAACCTTTTTATCAACAGCTGTATTCGGTGATGAGTTATTTTCAAGAGTGAGTTATCTTCAGTGGTTAATCATCTTCAAGAGTAGGTTCTCTTCACTGGTTAATCATCTTCAAGAGTGTATTTTCTTCAATGATGAGTACCTTCCACAACCTGTACTCCTGCATCCTGAATTGTCTTTTTTATACTGTCCATGTTAGGACATTTAGGGTAAGTGCCATCCATAAGCATACAGGAACTGAGATGTACGGCATCAAGGCCATGCTTTTTGAGGGCGTTCACCAGACGGTACACTCTCCTACCGGAACAGCCTCCGCATGTGAAAAACGCGATCATCTGAGTATTTTCACCGTAGACCTCAAAGTGTGACTTTCTTTCGTTAAAAGCCTTAAAGCAGCCTACACCCGGACAGGTTTCCGAGACGATATCGCAGCGCACGATCGCTATTTTTGTAGGTTTTGTATTTTCTTCCATTCATACCTCGTTTTGAACAACCAGATAACCGTTCTTACACTTGCTTTACACTTTACAGCATACGTGTAGCTTCGGTTTGTCTTGGGGCCTTTACGACCAGCGCCCTGAAAATTCCATCTCCCTGATTCAGAAGGCGGTGAGGGATCTTTGCAGGACTCTCAATCAGCATATCTCGACTGACTTCCTGTTGTTCGTCGCCAATCTCAACAATGCCTTTTCCTTCAAGAATGTAGAAAAAGACATCTGTTGGAGTAGTATGCTTTTTTAAAGCTTCCCCTGGCTTAAGTTCTATATGTACTGCCTGAGCGTGATCGGTATTATAGAGTATCCGGACACTCACATTATGAGGGTTCGGTTTTTCAGGTGAAGATTTCATCTCAGTAATTTTCATTAATTCTCCCCCTTTGACAATATAGTTTTTTGTTTTTCAGCATCATGCCTTAGCTTAGCATTATGCCTTAACACCGTGCCTTAGTATTAATACCGACCAGGCTTATGCGAAAACTCTAACGTTTTTGATTATGTTAATATTCAATTCTGAGATCCATTTAGCAGTTAGATTCTTTTGATATCCACTTATCAGTTAGATTCTTTTGATATCCACTTATCAGTTAGATTCTTTTGATATCCACTTATCAGTTAGATTCTATTATAATATTCATCTATCAATTAGATTATATTATATCATCGCTATCAGTTAGATCTCGTACTAGCGTCTGTCATATATATGCCTGGTCGGTATAATTTTTCGCTACTTGGAAAGTATTATGAATTTCAAAACCTGAAATTCTGGGTTTATCCTTGGCTTAAGAGTTGGTAAAGAATACCACACAAAAGCTACCTGGTTTTACAGGCCTACCTGGGATTTGAAACTCTCAAGGCCTGTGTCCTCAATGAACCTTCCAAGCCTCTTTTTCGTACCGGAACTTTTATAGAAATTAACAATTCTCTCGATTGCATCAAGAACTTCCTCTTCTGACAGTTCTTTTGCGACAACCTCAGCAAGTCTTGGACTTGCAGCTGCAGCACCTCCTACCATAAGGGTATATCCTTTAGCAGTGCCCATTACCCCTATGTCCTTAATAGCAGGTTCAGAGCAAGAGTTAGGACAACCGGAAACTGCCATCTTGAACTTGGAAGGCATCGACATTCCGTGGTATTTTTCATCCAGTTTAAGACCCAGACCTACTGCATCCTGTTTTCCTTGCTTGCAGAAAGTGGTCCCAGGACAGAACTTTACACTTCTTACGCAAAGCCCTACAGCTGCACCTGGTTTCATGTCCAGATCAGCCCATGCATTATCAAGGTCTTCTTCCTTCAGGCCCACGATTGCAATCCTCTGTGCAGAAGTCATCTTAAGAGCAGCAGCACCATATTTTTCCGCAACATCGGCTATCTTCCTGAGGGTTTTTGGGTCAGCAATTCCTCCTGGGATATGAGGGGCGATTGCATAGGTTTCACGGTCTCTCTGAACAATTGCACCTTTTTCCGGTAAGTTGTCCTTCATGATTATCATTCACTCCAAACTGTCTGAATTTACTGCATATTTAAATTCCCAGAATTCTGACGTTATTTTTGCCAGATCTGGGGAACTTATACAAAAAATTACATGCACATATTTATAAAATATGTGATATATTAGTATTTTTTTGATATTAGTATATTAGAGATACTAATTTATATATTGGACAGTTTCTATGTTTATACCATGAAAGACTGTACAGTCTACAAGACCATGAATATCATCGGGAAAAGATGGACAATCCATATCCTTCTGGAGCTGCACAAAGGGGAAAAGAAGGAAAAGCGCTTTAATGAGCTTAAAAGGAAACTTGGATACATAACTCCCAAAATTCTCTCCGAGAGGCTGACAGAGCTGGAAACTGAAGGCCTGATTGAAAAGAAGATTGATAATTCAACAAACCCTCCAAAATCCGAATATTACCTGACCGAAAGCGGAGTGGACTTCGTAAAAATAATACAGGCAATCAAACGCTGGGGGCTGAAGTGGAAATTCCAGAATGAGGAATGCGAAAAGGCTATTTGCATGTACTGTGAACGTTAGATCGTAACTAAGGAATGATGAAGATAGCTTCAAGTCTTATGCGTTACATTGTCATTAACAACACTTGAAAAATGTAACTGTAAAGAAGCCATGACCGAAAAACTTGAAGTTATATCTCAACCATTCCTGAGTAAGAAAGGTGTGCTGGGAAGGCACTCAAAGGTGCTGGGAAGGCACTCAAAGGTGCTGACAAGGGCACCGAAACTTTTATTCGTTCAGGTTTTCCAGGATTGTAGTAATTAAAGGTTCTGAAAAGCTCTTCAAATTTATTTAAAGGCCTTATAATTAGCTTTTATTATCCATTCAAATTTTATTAGATTTTACTTGTTTCTATATTAGAAATTAGAAGTTTGTTAAGTGCAAATATTTAAACTCAAAACTGTAATCTCAATATTAACCTTAATATAATCTCAATATAATCTCGATATAATCTCAATATAATCTCGATATAATCTCAATATAATCTCGATATAATCTCAAGTAATCTCAATATAATCTCAATATAACTCAGATTATTCGGAAGGCCATAATGACCACTGAAGGACAGATCGACTTTTTCTTCAAGCCTGAAAGCATAGCCCTGATAGGAGCCTCACCAAACCCGAAAAAGCTCTCCTTTACAATCCTGGAAAACCTGCTGAAAATGGGATTTCAGGGAAAGATATATCCCATAAATCCGGGTTACCAGGAAATCAGGGGGCTTAAATGCTATCCGGCTCCTGACGAGATAAAAGACAGGATCGATATTGCAATTTTTGCAGTTCCGGCTTCTACTGTTCTTGAAATCCTCAACGGCCATGTTGAGAATATAAAGGGAGCAATAATTGTCAGCTCCGGTTTTCGGGAAACCGGGCCTGAAGGAAAGGAAATGGAAATCCGCCTGAAAGAAATTTTAGAAAAGAAAGGCATCCGGGCTATGGGACCGAACTGCCTTGGAATCTACGATACAGTCTCAAAAGTGGATACTTTTTTTATAAGCAGCGATAAGGTCGAAAGGCCTGTAAGAGATGGAGTTTCGGTGCTTACTCAAAGCGGCTCTTTTGCCGCTATGATCATGGACGAAATGGCAAACGAAGGAGCAGGGATTTCACGGGTAGTAAGTTACGGAAATAAGGTGGATGTTGATGAGAGTGACTGCCTTGAATTCCTGGCAGGAGACGAAGCAACAAAAGCCGTTGCTCTCTACATCGAGTCTGTGGGAAACGGACGCAGGTTCCTTGCCACTGCATCGGAATGCGTGCAAAAAAAGCCTGTAGTGGCTCTTAAAGTCGGAAAAAGGGAACCAGGCGCAAAGGCTGCAAGTTCTCATACAGGAGCTATTAGTGGAAGATATGAAGCTTATGAAGCCGCTTTCAGGAAAGCAGGTGTAATAGAAGTTGAAAGTTATGAAGAATTAAAAGACGCCTGCAAAGTCCTTAACAGGTATCCGCTGGTAAGAGGAAATAGAATTCTCATAATAACTGATGGAGGAGGGATTGGAATTTCCATTGCTGATGCCTGTGAGGAGGCTGGACTCAAGGTTCCCGATCTCTCTAAAGAAGTTATGGAAAAACTGGAAAAAAAACTTCCTGCCTTTGCTTCCGTAAGAAATCCTGTTGATCTGACAGGCAACGTTAAGGACGAACACTACATTGATGCTCTACAGGAAGCTTTTGGGGAAGAATACGATCTTGCGATAGTGAGCCTGTTATGGGGCCCGCCTCTTCTTTCCAAAGAGGTAGCTGAAAAAATCAAAGCCTTTGCCATTCACTGTGAAAAACCGGTTCTAATCTGTTCTCCGGGCGGAAGATTCAGCAGGGAAGTGGCTTCGGCTTTTACAGCCATCGGAATGCCGGTCTTTTTTACTCCTGACAGTGCAGTAAGGGCGGCACTGGTACTGTGCGGAGGAAAGAAGTAAACTGAAACTCGATCTAAAGCAAAAGTTCTGAAAAGCCAGGACTTAAAATAAAATTATGATTAAGGCTTATAG belongs to Methanosarcina barkeri 3 and includes:
- a CDS encoding helix-turn-helix domain-containing protein → MKDCTVYKTMNIIGKRWTIHILLELHKGEKKEKRFNELKRKLGYITPKILSERLTELETEGLIEKKIDNSTNPPKSEYYLTESGVDFVKIIQAIKRWGLKWKFQNEECEKAICMYCER
- a CDS encoding acetate--CoA ligase family protein; translated protein: MTTEGQIDFFFKPESIALIGASPNPKKLSFTILENLLKMGFQGKIYPINPGYQEIRGLKCYPAPDEIKDRIDIAIFAVPASTVLEILNGHVENIKGAIIVSSGFRETGPEGKEMEIRLKEILEKKGIRAMGPNCLGIYDTVSKVDTFFISSDKVERPVRDGVSVLTQSGSFAAMIMDEMANEGAGISRVVSYGNKVDVDESDCLEFLAGDEATKAVALYIESVGNGRRFLATASECVQKKPVVALKVGKREPGAKAASSHTGAISGRYEAYEAAFRKAGVIEVESYEELKDACKVLNRYPLVRGNRILIITDGGGIGISIADACEEAGLKVPDLSKEVMEKLEKKLPAFASVRNPVDLTGNVKDEHYIDALQEAFGEEYDLAIVSLLWGPPLLSKEVAEKIKAFAIHCEKPVLICSPGGRFSREVASAFTAIGMPVFFTPDSAVRAALVLCGGKK
- a CDS encoding CGGC domain-containing protein, with the translated sequence MEENTKPTKIAIVRCDIVSETCPGVGCFKAFNERKSHFEVYGENTQMIAFFTCGGCSGRRVYRLVNALKKHGLDAVHLSSCMLMDGTYPKCPNMDSIKKTIQDAGVQVVEGTHH
- a CDS encoding cupin domain-containing protein, whose translation is MKITEMKSSPEKPNPHNVSVRILYNTDHAQAVHIELKPGEALKKHTTPTDVFFYILEGKGIVEIGDEQQEVSRDMLIESPAKIPHRLLNQGDGIFRALVVKAPRQTEATRML
- a CDS encoding ATP-binding protein: MVKRMIVKIDEKKCTGCGKCIAPCAEGAIKIINGKAKVVSEELCDGMGFCVGICPEGALSVEERYTVEFNREKAESQPKQKDTSIHCFTCGAGEDTSYLLPLRHNMQSMWVCTRCLPKLIHG
- a CDS encoding TrmB family transcriptional regulator — encoded protein: MQKKRLLQDIGLTAYEASAYISLLKLGISEANLVCRDADVPYGKIYTVLESLAGKGFVEVQVSRPKKFRAVDPETALDFFYERRKSEFEKEITALKGFVEEAKQVLKTIPVQKRKDEIFWTTTITESEFKKFAISIYGEVKKSIWIIPPAFGIPLISSLLPEILKAVDRGVKIRLLGPYRFVDLSPMISLLLGEENFCKFKKGIEVRLVHNFNSCFGIIDDSIVVLFQLHPQDSDRVLSVVKIWDAGLAKNLSKEFELLWNGGEELDSQKAAER
- a CDS encoding ester cyclase, whose amino-acid sequence is MSTEENKAIVSRFFEEGPSKGNISAAGDLLSPDFAMHVPLPASPGVEGINEVITACRAAFEHLNVTVEDMIAEGNTVAARFTARGVHKGNFMDLPATGKPITMTGIEIFRIKDGKIVELWGEVNLLGLMQQLGIAP
- a CDS encoding hemerythrin domain-containing protein: MTPTDGLREEHRIIKQVILPVLEEICAEIESGRSVEQNNLEGFIVFVKEFIEKSHYIKEETYLFPEMEKAEISGAKELITSLKKEHEEERQYINEIDKVIFEKEENRELSAMVEYSRAYMRLLVLHIDKEENELFPMADAYLSPTVQKDLLKSFEDVDTGIIGPERQEELKMWLEGKTYVKPE
- a CDS encoding NAD(P)/FAD-dependent oxidoreductase codes for the protein MKDNLPEKGAIVQRDRETYAIAPHIPGGIADPKTLRKIADVAEKYGAAALKMTSAQRIAIVGLKEEDLDNAWADLDMKPGAAVGLCVRSVKFCPGTTFCKQGKQDAVGLGLKLDEKYHGMSMPSKFKMAVSGCPNSCSEPAIKDIGVMGTAKGYTLMVGGAAAASPRLAEVVAKELSEEEVLDAIERIVNFYKSSGTKKRLGRFIEDTGLESFKSQVGL